Sequence from the Acidimicrobiales bacterium genome:
CATCCACCCGCCCTTGAAGGCCGAGCCGGGCCGGAAGTGGTACCCGATCACGAGCAGCACGGCGAGGCCCCGCAGCCCGTCCAGGGCGGGGATGGGGCGCAGCAGGCGAACCGGGGAGCGAGGCTCCCCCAACTCGGGACCCACCGCGGTCGCGTCACGCCAGACGGAGGCGGCCATCGGTGGCCGCTGTCTACCCACGGGCCAGATCGGTTATTCCCTACTCCTGGTAGGGGGGCAGATCCAGCACCTCGTCCGGGTGGATGAGGTCCGGGTCGGGACGGGGGTTGTCCCGCACCAGCGCCACCCAGTACCCGGCCACCTGGGCCGGGGTGGCGCCCCGGGACCCGGCCACCGCCTCTGCGATCGACCACAGGCTCTGGCCTCCCCGCACGACCCAGGCGGTCGGTCCCGCCGGCTCCCGGCGGGGCGGGATGGACGCAGCCGGGATGGACGCAGCCGGGAGGGACGGCGCCGGCGAGGGCGTCCTCGCCGGAAGACCGGTGCCCGGCTGCCCCATGGTCATCGTCACCGTCGGCGGCGTGATCGCCGGACGCACAGACGAGCGCGCTCCCGCGCCCGCAGGTGATCGGGCGCATCCCGCCGCCGCCACGCCGAGGAGGAGGGCCGCGGCCGCCAGCACCGGTCGCGGCACCACATGATGCAGCGTGCGTGCCGCGGCCCGCACCGCCCGCAGGGAGCCGCGCGCCGTCTCCGCCCCGCCCGCCGCGGTGTCCGTCACCACCACCGCCACGATGGCCAGAGCCAGCCATCCGGTGAGCGCCACGGTTGCCAGCCGGAGCACGGTCACCAGCGCCGTGAGCGGATCAGCGGTGTGGAGCCAGGCGCTCCACCTCCGGGGGGCGAGCAGCGGGGGCGCCGGCAGAGCGTGGGCCAGCGGTCCGGTCAGTGCCCAAGCCGAGGCGCCCACGACCAGAGCCACCGCGGCGAGACGCGAGCGCTGTCTCATCTGACCACCACGACGCGTTCGCAACCATTCACTGCAGCCGTCCGCGCCGTACCGTCGCGTACTCCGGTTTCGACTGCCGGCGCGCTGGTGACCGGCCGCTCACCGGAGGGCCAGGCCGAGAGGTAGAAAACCTCCCCGGTGCCCGGGCGGTACAGAGCGGGAAGCTCCCGGCGGGCGCAGGTCCAGTGTCCGACGAGCAGCACGTCACCGGGGCGGCCGAGGGAGAAGCGTACGGGCACCCCTTGCGGCGACACGGTGGAGATCACTCCGGCCCTCCAGACCATCGGCTCCGCGCATCCCGTACCGCTCATGTCCACGGCGTAGTACGTGGCACCGGCAGCGTCGGGGAGCGAGACGGTGGCGCACCGGGTGAGCGGCCAAGGCGCCGGCTGGCCTGTCCGGCTCGCGACGATGGCAGGACTGCGGGCGGCAGGACGCGCCGTCCCGAGGACGCCGGGCACCATCACGGCGGCGACGACCGGCACGAGAGCGAGCACGCCGGCCGTCCACCCGAGGCGCCCGTTCACCCGGAACGTCATTCGTCGGCGAGGGTGCCGGTGCCCGTTCTTCGAAGCCTTCGCGCCGCCCCCGTCCCGGGGTGCAGCTTCCTCCATCTGGCGCAAGAGGGTGCTCAGGTCCCGCCGGTCTCCTTCGACCGAGGCGACACCCACGGCTCCCCGGGTGCCGAGCCCCGCCAGCCCGGCGTCGAGGAGATGGACTTCACCGCCGGCCGTCACGCGCACGTTGGAATCCGACAGCGCGCCGTGCGCCAGGCCGGCTGCGTGGAGCTCCGCAACGGCGCGCCGGACGTCGGCGCACACCCCGGACCCGAGAGTTGCAGCCGCTTCCACCGGGAGCAGGCCGTCGACGAACGGATAGACCACCCACAGGTCCCCGTCCCTGGCCTCCGTGTCCGCCGGGGCCACGCACCCGGGGACCGCGCCGATCAGGGCGGCCGCCTCGGCCGCTTCCGCCGCCGCCGGGGCCAGCCCGGCGAGGCGCTTCACGACCAGGCGCTCGCCACCGGGCCCCTCGACGGCCCAGGTCGGACCCAGCCGGCCCTGGCCGAGCAGCTCACGGGGTTTCCCCGCTGGACAGAGTGCATCGAGAAACATTGAAATACACGAAATAACATACCAAGGGCCGATAAACAAGAGGTATTGCGCAAATAGCACACATCGACAAAAATGGTCACCGTCGGTGGTAGGGGCCGAGTGCAGCTGGGGGAGGCGGGGGTGGCACTGCGGGGAGCGCGGAGCGCACCAGGTCCGGTGGGCAATGGGGCGCCCAGCGGAAACGGGACCGCGGGTCTCGGTGTCGGGTTGTGGGCGGCGGACGGGCACGAGGGCGGGGCGCTCCGGGTGGTGCGCCGCCGCCGGGCGCCGCTCAACTCCCGGGCCCTGCTCGGCGGCCTGCTGGTGGCGGTGGCGGGAGTGGGGCTGTTCGCCGCCTACACCCAGGCAGGTGCGGATCACTCCCTCGCCTATGTGGTGGCGGGCCACGACCTGGTGCCGGGCGAGCGGATCAGCACCGCCGACCTCACCACGCGCCGAATGGTGCTTCCGGCGGACCTGGCGGGATCGTTCGCGTTCCGGGACGCGGCCCGGCTGAACGGCGCCGTGATGGTGGCTCCGTTGCGCTCCGGCGAGCTGCTCCAGGCGAGCGACGTGGTGGCGCCGGCCGATGCGCCGGCTCTGCAGGAGGTGTCGTTTCCCATCGATCCCTCGCGAGCGGTGGGGGGCACGCTGCAGGCGGGTGAGACGGTCGCGGTGGTGGCGACCTACGGGACGGGGGCCCAGGCGGTCACCGAGGTCGTCGTGCCGCTGGCCGAGGTGGTCTCGGTGAACGACAGCGGAGGAGCGTTCGGCTCGCGCTCCTCCGAGACGGTCACGCTCGGCCTGTCCAGCGCCAACGACGTCCTCGCCGTCACCAACGCCGCCGACGCCGGACAGGTCGAGCTGGTCCGGACGCAGACCCCGGCCAGCGGGACCCAGCCGTTCCACCCGAGCGGATCCCCGGCCCCATGAGGCGCGGTGCGGACCGGTTCGTCCTGGTGGGGCTGGCCACCGCCCGGAGCACCTGGCTGGCGCGGCTCTCCCACTGGGTGACCTCGGGATCGCTGCCCGCCGAGCTGGTGCGCTGCCTCACCGTCGAGGAGTTCCGCGCCACCCTGCGGGCCCGGCGGGTGTCGGTGGCATTGGTCGACGAGATGTCGCGTCATGCCGACCGGGACCTTCTCGGAGCGGTACGCGGCGCGGGCGGCACCGCGATCGTGGTCGTGGGGTCCCAGCCCCGGCGGGACTGGTTGGCGCTCGGCGCCGATGCGTGCCTCACCGACGACTTCGAGCTCGCCACGCTCTCCGAACTGCTGCGGACCCGCGCCCTGCCGGTCGGCGCTTCCGAGGGGGCGGCCGACCTGGCCTCCGTCGAGCCGACACAACCGGCAGGACGGCTCGTCGCAGTCTGTGGGCCCGGCGGCACGGGAGCGTCGACGGTCGCATGTGCGCTGGCCCAGGGCCTGGCGGGCGGCGGCGGGCGGGACCGGGTGGGTGATGGCACCCGGGGCAGGGCACGGGTGCGGGCCGCAGTCACCCGGGAAGCGGTGGCCCTCGTCGACCTGGCTCTGAACGGGGAGCTGGCCGTGCTGCACGGCGCGGCGGCGACCGGGGCCGGGTTGCCCGGCCTGGTCGAAGCCCATCGCCGGGGTGGGTTGGACCCGGCCGCTCTCGACGGGTTCCTCCTGGCCGTCGAGGAGCGCTCGTACCTGCTCGTCACCGGACTGCGGAGGAGGCGCGGCTGGGCCACCATGCGGCCGCGTGCCCTCCAGGCCGCCATCGACGGGCTCCTCGGACGCTTCGCCTGGGTCGTGGCCGACACCGACAGCGATGCCGAGGGGGAGCCGGACAGCGGCTCGCTCGACGTCGAGGAGCGCAACGCCATGTCCAGGTGCGCGCTGGCCCGGGCGGCCGCCGTGGTGGTCGTCGGCCAGCCGGGGGTGAAGGGCGTCTACTCCCTGGTCCGCACCGTCGAGGACCTGGTCGAGTTCGGCGTGGTGCCCGAGCGGGTCGTCCCGGTTGTCAACCGCTGCAGGTCGGGGCGCACGCAACGGTCCGAGGTCGCTGCCGCCCTGGCCGAGC
This genomic interval carries:
- a CDS encoding SAF domain-containing protein, whose product is MWAADGHEGGALRVVRRRRAPLNSRALLGGLLVAVAGVGLFAAYTQAGADHSLAYVVAGHDLVPGERISTADLTTRRMVLPADLAGSFAFRDAARLNGAVMVAPLRSGELLQASDVVAPADAPALQEVSFPIDPSRAVGGTLQAGETVAVVATYGTGAQAVTEVVVPLAEVVSVNDSGGAFGSRSSETVTLGLSSANDVLAVTNAADAGQVELVRTQTPASGTQPFHPSGSPAP